The stretch of DNA CACCAGTCGTGACGGCGACGACGCGGTGATCCGGATCGGCGACACCGTGCTCCGGCTGCCCGGTGCCGCCGACGACGTGACCGTCGACGAGGAGACGCGGATCCGCGTCACCGCCTTCGACGAGGAGAACGCGACGGGCGAAGCGGAACTGCGCTGAGCGGCCACTCGCGGCTCTTTCTTTCGGCAGGAAGAAACAGAGAATCAGCGGTAGGCTTGACTCGCGCGGCGCTCCACGTCGACCTCGACGCGGATGGAGTCGGGAAGGTCGGTCGCGACGACTTCGCGGGCGATGTGGTCGGAGCCGTGGATCTCCAGCCAGCGAGTGTACACCGTGTAGTTCCACGGGTCGATCTGCTCGCCCGGCTGGCACCGGCAGTACAGCGGGACCGCGTGGTGTTCGGGCTGTTCCTGGTGAGGGCCCTTGCACTCTGCGCCCTTGCGCTCGACGCGCTGTTTGAGCCCGTCGACCGTGTCGTCTAGTACGTCCCGGTCCCCGCTCCGGAACGTAAGCGTCGTTACGAAGGTCATACTCGGTGGTTGGGTTCGAGCGTGAAAAGCGCATCTACCGGCTCCCGCGCCGGGAGCGTGCGCGGGGATTTCGGCCCACCGAAGCCAATTTAAGAGCACGACGCTTACCCGAACGCAATGACGGTCGAAGCGACGTCTGCCGGAGCCATCCTCTTCCGCGACACCCGCGGCGAACGGGAGTATCTCCTCCTGAAGAGCCGACCGGGGGACTGGGAGTTCCCCAAGGGCGGGGTCGAGGGGGAAGAGGAGCTCCAGCAGACCGCGATCCGCGAAGTGACGGAGGAAGCCGGTATCGAGGACTTCAGACTCATCGACGGCTTCCGCAAGGAGTACGACTACGTGTTCGAGGCCGACGGGAACACGATCCACAAGACGGTCCACCTGTTCATCGCCCGGTCGTTCGAGGCCAGCGCGGAGCTCTCCGCCGAGCACCGCGACATGCAGTGGCGCGACTACGACCAGGCGCTCAACACGATCACGCAGGACGGCCCCCGCGAGATCCTCGAGGACGCCCACGACTACCTCGACGAGGTCAAGGAGGCCGAGGGCGAGGGGTACGTCGGCACGCCGGCGTAAGCGGTGCCGACCCCCGCCACCGACTCGGAGTTCTCCTTCGAACTTCTGGTCTGTCGCTGGGCGGAGCTGGGCTGGCCGCCCGGCGACGACGCCGCGGGGAGTGACGACGCCGCGCCCGTGCTCGTCTCGCGCCAACTCGGGACGAAGAAGCGCCGCTGGGACACGATCGTGATCGAGTGCGACCCCGAGGGGCTCGCCGCGCGCCGCGAGTTCGGCGACCGGACCATCGACGGCGACCTCCTGCCGGTGGTCCGCCACGCGCCCGCCGAGTGGGAATACTACCGCGACGCGCTCCCGGACCCGGGCTACCCGTGGCGCTACGTCCGGGAGGCGATCCACCGCGCCGCCGCCCGCGGGCTGGTCGAGAAGCGAAAGAACGGCAACCGGATCGAGATCCGGCGGAAACGGCCCTACCCCGACTGGGTGTCCCGGATCATCGCGATCGAGAACAAGCCGGACCTCGACGCGAGCGCCGCCGCCGCGCTGTCGGACCAGCTCGAACACGACGTGGACACCGCGCTGGCCGACGAGGTGTGGCTCGCGACCGGGCGGACGGGCGAGCGGGTGGAGCCGGCGCTGCTGCGGCAGTTCCCCGTGGAGGCGGGCGTGCTCACGTTCGACTTCTCGGCCGGCACATCCGCGGACGCGGCGGCGGTGGACTGGCTCCCGTCGGCGCTGGACCCCACGGCTGGCGGGGAGCGGTTCGATTCCGCGGAGAAAGCGCGGCGCCGACGGCTGATCGCCGAGCGTGCCTACGGTAAGGGGTGGCGGTCGTTCACCGAGACGACCCGGCCAGACTGTCGGTGGTTCGAGCTGGCCCGAAGCGGTCGGGGGACGGTACCGACCTGTGCCGCGAAGGATCGCTGTCAGAGCGAGGCCGAGTGTGGGCGCCGCTGTGGCTCGTTCGAGCCGGAGCCGCCACAGTGGCGGACGAACGGCTGGCCGATCGACGGCGGCCCCGGGCAGGGCGTACGGGAGCTGCTGGAGCGACGGCGCGAGCGCGTCCGGGAGCGGTAGCGCCCGCCTGAGGATGTCCGAAGAAAGCGGTCGTGGAGAGCCTACCGGTTCAGGCTCGTGCTGTCGTGTTTCTGCTTGTACGACCCACCGCTACCGAACGGATCGACGTCGACGTGGTCGTAGTGGAACCGCTGCTCGATCTCGTGGAAGACGGGGAGGTTCGCCACGTCCTCCCAGTTGGCCTCCTCCATCGTGATCGCTGCCTCGTTCCGGATCTGTGTCTCCTCGTCGTTGGCGAGCGGGTTGTCCACGATGCGTTGCCACGCGTCGATCGCGTTCTGGGCCGCTTCGGTGTCGTTCGGCCAGTCGACGAACATCTCGGCTGCCCCCTCGGTGGGATCAGAGCGGGCCGGGTCGAGATGTTTGACGAACGCGTCTGGCGCCGCCCACGGCACGATCCACGCCAGCGTGAACGCCTCGACGTTGAGGGCGCGCACCCGTTCGAGCAGCGTCGAGAACGGCGCCTGCTCGATCTGCATGTCGATGTGGGCGTTGGTCAGCTTGTCGCGGAGCGTGTTCGCCACGCTCAGCCACGTGCTCGACTGGTACTGGAGCCACTCAAGCTCGTAGCGGTTGTTCGGGCCGTAGCCGGCGTCCTCCATCACCTGCCTCGCGCTCTCGAGGTCGGTCTGGTTGTAGCCGTAGGGGTAGCTCTCCTCGGCGTGTTGGTTGTACGCCTCGGAGCCACCGGGGTAGACGGTGGGCGACATCGTGTGGTACGCCGGCGCTGCACGGTCCTTGAACACCTGCTGGGCGATCGTCTCTTGGTTCATCGCGTACGCCATCGCCTGCCGGACCGCCTTCGGAACCTCCGGCATGTTGAAGCCGACGTAGTTGTAGTTGAGCGTCGGCACGCCCACCGCGTTGAGCGACTCGCCGTTGCGTGCCTCGTACGTGCCGCGCTGTCGCCCTTTCTCGTCCGTGCGGTCGACGGTGTAGTTGTCGGAGTTGAACTGGGAGGTCGGGATGGCGAACATGTCCGCGTTCTCGTTCATCGCGTAGTTGAACCGCGCCGAGGGATCCGCGATGATCTGCCAGTGGATGCCGTCGACCTCCGGCCCGCTCCCGTGGTAGTCGTCGTACGCCGAGACGACCGCCTCGGTCCCGGACTGCCAGCTCTCGAACTCGAACGGCCCGGCGCCGATCGGGTTGTCCGACGCGAACGTGCCCTGGTCCATCTCGCCGTCGTACCCCTCGATGTCGCCGACGATCCCCTCCGGGTAGATCGCGAACTGATTGTTGGCCATGACCTGCGTGGCCGAGGCAAACGGCGCCGCCAGCGTGCACTCGAACGTGTAGTCGTCGACGGCCTCCATCTCCATCGTTCCCGGCACGTACGAGCCGTCCTCGGTCTCCTCGTGGGCGACGTTTACCGCGCTCAGGATGTCCGCCGGCGCCTGCGAGTTCGGCGACGCCGCGAGCCGTTCCCACGCGAAGACGACGTCCTGTGCCGTCACCTCGTCACCGTTGTGGTAGGTGACGCCTTCCTTGAGTTCGAACGTGTAGGTGAGGAAGTCGTCACTGACCGAGTAATCCGTGGCCAGGCGTGATTCGACGGGGATCCCCCCGTCAACCCAGTTCATCAGCCCGTCGAAGATCTGGGTCGTGACCTCCGAGGAGGCGGTATCAGAGGCCTGCACGGGGTCGAGCGAGCTCATCGTCGCGTTGATGAGCTGGAGCTCGTTGCTCCCGCCGCTGCCGCCACCGTCGGTGCCGGTGTCGGTATCGGTGTCGTCCATGCCGCCACCCGCGCTCGTGGTGTTGGTGCCCTCCGTCGGTTCGTCGCCGCCAGTACAGCCCGCCAGCGCCGCGCCGGTCGCGACGGTGCCGGTTGTTTTCAGGAAGGTACGCCGTGAGGCGCCCCTGTCATCGTGTCCCATGGAAGGACGGTAGGAACTTACGCTGATAAACGGTTTCCAACGGGCAAGTCTATACACTATTGGAAACTCTTATCCCTGCCAAGTAGTACCATACCTCACATCGATGGCCAAATGGAACTACTTCCTCCGTCGGCTCCTCCTCTCGATACCCGTCCTCGTTCTGGGCACGACGGTGGCGTTCTTGATCATCCGGGTCGGCCCGATCGACCCGGCCGCGGCGATCCTCGGGCCGAGCGGCGACCCCACCGAGTACGAGCAGATCCGGGAGTCGCTGGGGCTGAACGACCCGCTGTGGGACCAGTACATCGACTACATGTGGAACCTCTTCACGTTCAATCTCGGCCAGTCGTGGGTGATCAGCCCGGGCGACGGCGCCTACGAGCTGATCGCGTCGTACGCCCCCCGGACGCTGTGGCTCGGCTTCTGGTCGATCCTGATCCCGCTGTTCATCGGGATCCCGCTGGGGTTCTACGCGGGGCTGAACCCGAACACACTGAGCGACTACTTCGCGTCGTTCGGCGGGATCGTCTGGCGCGCGATGCCGAACTTCTGGCTCGCGATCATCCTCGTCTCGGTGCTCTCCCAGTCCCAAGAGCTGCTCGGGTTCGAGTGGGCGACGTTCCTCGTCGAGACGAACATCGTGACGCCGCCGCCGCTCGACTTCCTCGGCGACCCGCTCAGCCTGCTCACGGCACCCGGGGAGACCTGGCCGACGGTCCTCGCGGCGACCAAGCAGATCCTCCCGGCCGCGCTGGTGCTGGGCTCGGCGTCGATGGGGAACGAGATGCGTATCGGCCGTACCGCGGTGCTGGAGACGGTGAACTCGAACTACGTCGAGACCGCGCGGGCGAAGGGGATGAGCCGGCGCAACATCGTCTGGAAACACATCTTCCGAAACGCGATGATCCCGCTGGTGCCGGTGATCACCGGCGAGGCGTTCCTGCTGATCGGCGGCTCAGTGCTAGTCGAGGTCGTGTTCGCGATCAACGGGATCGGCTACCTGTTCTTCCAGTCGGCGATCCAGGGCGACCTGCCGCTGGTCTCCTCGCTGCTGTTCGTGTTCATCCTGACGCTGGTCGTGCTCAACATCATCCAGGACCTGCTGTACACGGTGCTGGACCCGCGTGTCGGCTACGAGGACCGCTGAAACCATGTCTACTGACCAACCGAGAACGGCGACGACGTACCGGGACCGAATACGCGACCGACCCGTCCCGCTCGTTCGGTGGCTGGCGGGGGCGTTCGTGCTCCTGCTCGCGGAGCTGGGGGCCGTGCTCTCCGTCGTGCTGGGGACGCTCGACGGGCTGTTGACGTTCGTCCTCGGGAGCAGTCCGCTGGCGGGGGCGGTCGCCGCCTCCCGATCGCTTCCGACACTGCTCTCCCGCGAGCTCGTGCCGAACCGCGGCTACTTCACCGGCGAGGAGTGGATGGGGACGTTCCTCGGGCTGGAGCCGAAGTACGCCTGGCTGCTCCGGATCGCGCTGATCGGCGTCTACGGCGCGCTCTGGTGTGGCTGGCTGTGGTTCGGCTACATCACGTTCCGCCGCCACTACCGCGTCGCCAACTGGACCCCGACGGACGACATCGTCGACCGGCTCAGGGGCCACCAGTGGGGGAAGTTCGGGATGTTCATCGTGGCGCTGTTCCTCATGCTGGCGCTGTTCGCGCCCGCCGTGAGCCCGACGACGATGGAGCAGAACATCCAGGACCCGTACTCCCACGAAATCCAGTACTTCTCCGAGCAGACCGGCGAGGTCGAGACAATCACGGCTGGCGCCGCGAACCGACAGTCGACGTCGGTCGGCTCGGCGTCGCGCAACGTCGGCCCGTGGCAGTACGACAGCTTCGATCGGTTCCACCCGTTCGGGACGTTGCCGTCCGGCAAGGACTTGTTCACCTTCCTCGCGTACGGGGCGCGGATCTCGCTGTTCATCGGCCTGAGTTCGATGCTCGGAGCGGGCGTGCTCGCGATGGCGTTCGCGATGATCTCGTCGTTCTACAAGGGTGCGGTCGACCTGGCGTTGGTGGTGACCAGCGACTCGATCCAGGCGCTCCCGGTGTTGATGATCCTGATCCTGGCTGCGGTCGTGTTCGCGAACACCTGGATCGCGACGGTGTACAACGGGGCCCTGCTGTTTATCGCACTGTTCACCATGATCTACTGGCCGTACCTCTGGCGGGCGGTCCGTGGCCCGTCGTTCCAGGTTGCCGAGGAGGAGTGGATCGACGCCGCGAAGAACTACGGCCAACACCCCGCACAGATCATGCGGAAACACATGGCCCCCTACATCGTCGGCTACATGCTGATCTACGCCTCGCTCACGCTCGGTGGCGTGATCATCTCCGTGGCCGGCCTCTCGTTCCTCGGGCTGGGGATCACGCCGCCGACGCCGGAGTGGGGGCGGGCGATCAGCGTCGGGCAGCCGTACGTCGCCTCCGCGTCCTGGCACATCTCGCTGATCCCGGGGTTCCTGATCACGCTGGTCGTGACCGCGTTCAACGCGATGGGTGACGGGATCCGCGACGCTATCGACCCACAGAGCGAGGGCGGTGGCGGGGACGTCTCGGACGAGGACGCGACTGCGGCCGCCGCCGGCGGGGGTGGCGCATGAGCCACACACCGGAGAGTCGGGCGACGCCCGAGACGGCCGAAGCGCCGATGCTCGCCGTCGACGACCTGCAGACGGTGTTCCACACCGACAAGGAGACCGTCCGGGCCGTCGAGGGGATCAGCTTCGACGTACAGGAGGGCGAGACCGTCGGCATCGTCGGCGAGTCCGGCTCGGGCAAGAGCGTGACCGCTCGGTCGATCATGGGGCTGGTCGACGCCCCCGGACAGCTCGCGGCCGGCTCGTCGATCGAGTTCCGTGGCCGCGAACTGACCGGGCTGACCGAGGACGAGTACCGCGAGGTGCGAGGGAGCGGGATCGCGATGGTGTTCCAGGACCCGCTCACCAGCCTGAACCCGGTGTACACCGTCGGGAACCAGATCAAGGAGACGCTCAGAGTCCACCAGGACCTCCGGGGCGACGAGGCCGACGAGGCGGCGATCGAGCTGCTCGAGTCGGTGAGCATCCCCGACGCACGGCGGCGGCTCGACGAGTACCCACACCAGTTCTCGGGTGGGATGCGCCAGCGTGCGGTGATCGCGATGGCGCTTGCGTGTGATCCGGATCTGCTGATCTGTGACGAGCCGACGACCGCGCTCGACGTGACGATCCAGGCGCAGATCCTCGAACTGCTCCAGGAACTGCAGGAGGAGCGCGACCTCAGCATCGTGTTCATCACCCACGACATGGGGGTGATCGCGGAGGTCAGCGACCGCGTGAACGTGATGTACGCCGGCGAGATCGTCGAGTCAGGCCCCGTGGGGGATATCTTCGAGAACCCCGCACACCCCTACACCGACGGGCTGCTCGAGAGCATCCCCGGCCGGTACCCCGACGAGACGTACCTCAGGACGATCGAGGGGGAGGTGCCGACGCCGACGTCGCAGCCGACGGACTGTCGGTTCGCGCCGCGGTGTCCGAAGAAGTTCGACGCCTGCGAGGAGATCCACCCCGCCCCAGTGGCCGTCGAGTCCGGGGCGGCAGACCACAGGGCGGCCTGTCTGCTCTACCCCGAGGATCGGGGTCGGGAGGCGGCCGTCGACGAGCATCGACAACTGCGGGAGGGAAAGGAGACGGAGGTCGAAGATGAGTAACGAGAACGCGACAGTCGAGCGGGAGCAACGGTCCACGACTACCGACGACGACGTGCTGGTCAGCGTCCGCGACCTGAAGAAACACTACGGCGCGGACAGCCTCCTCTCGGACAACCCCGTCAAAGCCGTCGACGGCGTGAGCTTCGACATCCACCGGGGCGAGACGCTGGGGCTCGTCGGTGAGTCGGGCTGTGGCAAGACGACGCTCGGCCGGACGCTCGTCCGGCTGGAGACGGCGACCAGCGGCGACGTCCAGTTCGAGGACACCGACATCACGACGCTGTCGGGGAGCGATCTCAAACAGTGGCGGCGGAACGCCCAGATGGTGTTCCAGGACCCCGACTCCAGCCTCAACGAGCGGATGACCGTCGGGGAGCTGATCCGTGACCCGCTGGACGTCCACGACTGGAAGACGAAAGCCGAGCGGGACGAGCGGGTGCGGGAGCTGCTGGAGAAAGTCGGGCTCTCGGAGAAACACTACTTCCGCTACCCCCACCAGTTCTCGGGCGGGCAGCGCCAGCGCATCGGGATCGCCCGCGCGCTCGCGCTCGAACCGGAGTTCCTCGTGCTCGACGAGCCGGTGTCGGCGCTCGACGTGAGCGTGCAGGCCAAGATCCTGAACCTCCTTCGGGACCTGCAGGACGACCTCGGCCTGACGTACCTGCTCATCGCCCACGACCTCTCGGTTGTGCGCCACCTCGCCGACCGCGTCGCGGTGATGTATCTCGGCCACATCATGGAGCTCGGCGAGACCGAACGGCTGTTCGAGAACCCCGCGAACCCATACACCCACTCGCTGCTGTCGGCGATCCCCGAGCCGGACCCGTACGCCGAGTCCGACCGCATCACGCTGCGGGGCGCGCCGCCGAGCCCCCGGAACCCGCCGGAGGGCTGCCCGTTCTCGACGCGGTGTCCGATGAAGATCCGGCCGGAGGCGTACCAATCGGTCGACGACGACGCCTGGCGGGCGATCCAAGAGCTGCGGGAGATCCTCCGGGAACGGGTGCGTACCGACCGCTCGATCACAGTGATCGCCCGAGAGCTGCTCGGGCTAGAGACCCGGATCTCCGACATCGACGAGATCACCGAGGAGGTGTTCGGCGACGTGGAGCTCCCGCCGGAGCTGGCTACCCACGTCGACCGCGTCGTCGAGGACGTGAGCGACGGCAACCCCGAGGACGCCCGCCAGTACCTGAAAGGCGAGGTCGGCGGACCGTGCGACAGGGACGCTCCCGACTACTACACCGTCGACGACGAGGAGCGGACCAGCTACTGCCACCGCCACGCCCCCGAGTACGAATCGCCGGCGGCCACGCTCGACTCGGAGTGATGGGCTTCGATCGGTCGTCCGCGGTCGCGGTGTTCGTCGCCAAGACGATCGACGGCGTCGTCTACGCCGGGATCACCGCGGGAATCGCGTGTCTCGCCGGGCTGGCAATCGGCGCGCTGCTGGGGGAGCCGTGGATCCTCCTCAAGTACCTGCTGTTCGTCGGCGGGTTCCTGCAGCTCGGTGTCGGCGTCGCACAGCTCTGGCCGACCGACCCCTCTGATCTCGAAGGGCCGACGCCGGAGCAGAGCTCCCGGACGCAGGCGGTCGTCGACCGGCTCTCGCCGCTCGAGCGCCTCGGCCTCCCGGTGGGTCGGCGGTTCGACCTGGGCGCGAAGCGGTTTCTCTCCGGGCTGGCCATCCTGTTCGTCTCGTTCGCGCTGGAGGCAGTGTTCGGCGTCTGACCGATCGCCGGGAGGTATTTACGTCGCATCTCCATAAGGCGCCCATGCCCGACCCGACGGAGGACTCACCGCCGAGCGTCGACGCGAGAAAGGACGCGTGGCGCCGGACGCTACAGGAGATGGAGTCGATCGCGGCAGAGCTCGACGAGGAGGGGTGGGAGACGGTCGCGATCCCCGTCGGCCACGCCGCGCCCGAGCCGCCCGAGGCCGGCGAGGAGGGGCGGTTCGGCTTCGTTCACGTGATCCCGGGTAACTACGAGTCGGCGTTCCGGGAGGCGTTCGACGCCGGCGGGTTCGAGCGCTACGACGTGTTCCGCCAAGAGATCGGCGGGAAGGTGTTCTTCCTGCTCCAGCTGCTCGATCCGCCCTCGGGGACCGCGATCCTGCTGGCCGCACAGTACGACACACAGCACAGCGGGCCGCTGGAGTCGGCGGTCGAGGAGGAGGGCGTGGTGTACACGCACGTCCAGAAGCTCGACACGACCCACCTCGGCTCGTTCCGGCACGACGAGCCGGGGAAGTTCTTCCCCGAGGACTGAGCCGGCGCTACTGGCAGCCGAGCCGGCGGCGACGCGTCACCGCTGCCACTCGGGATCCGCCGCGGACCGGTCGTACAGCTCCATGTAGTCCGCTTCCGCTCGCTCCAGTTCCTCCCTGAGCCACTCGTTCTCCTCGACGAGGCGGTCGATCGTGCTCTCACTGTCGACAGCGTCGTCGGCGCCGAGTTCGAGCGAGAACTCGGTCACGTCGCGGCTGAAGTGTTCGTCCATCGCCTCGAGGACGGTCCCGGCGATCTTCTGGTCGGATGCGCCCTGCGCTTCGAGGTCGAGAATCTGCTTCCGGAACCGCGCCATCAGTTCGCTCGTCCCTCGCAGGAACTGCTTCTGTTCGCCGTCCTCTAGATCCTGTGCCAAGGACTCGGCGACGAGGCAGATCTGTTCGACGAGGCGCTTCGCTTCGTCGATGTTCGCGTGGTTGAGCCGGTAGATGAGGACCTCGGTGTCCTGGACGAAGCGGTTCTTCCGCTCCATTGGGTGGGCCGTGAGACGGCTGCGAGTTAGTTCTTCGGCCAGCGGATCTGTTCCACGGGGAGCGTCGACGCGGCTCCGAAGCGGACCGAACGACGCCGACTCGCTTACTCGGCGTCGAGTTCGGCGGCGATGGCCTCCAGTTCGGCTTTTCGGAAGCCACTGCCCTGGTCGCGGCGCTCGTCGACGCCGTCGACTGCCTCGCTGATCGCTTGCCGCATCACGTTCTTCCCGGGGATGTTCGCGGTCGCCACGTCGGCATCCAGCGACTCACAGATGGCAGCCAAGGCTTCCTTCGTGAATCCGGAGGAGACCAGTCGTTCGTGTCGGCCGACAGCGACCCGGATCTCGTTGCGGAGCTCGTCGACGGTCTTGGTCATGGGAGGTGGGTTTCGGGCGAAGGAACGTGTAGCTCTCGGTTCTGCGGCGACTTCCGACAGAAATGCACCGACCGGGATTTGAACCGTTGTGAGACGTTCCTGCTCGCTTCGCTGCGCGGGCTGCGACTCACAGGGTTCAGAATCCCCTGTGCATTTCGTCTCACTCCGTTCGACAGAGATGCACCGACCGGGATTTGAACCCGGGCCATGAGCTTGGAAGGCTCAGGTCCTGCCACTAGACCATCGGTGCGCAGTCGGAGTAACCACACGCAGAAATAAGGGCGTTCCCCTTCGGCCCGATTCTTCAAGTACGATGCCGGGACCACGCTGCCCGTGCGCTGACCATCGCCACCGACGGGGTCGAGAGCGCGGTGTGTCCGTCGGCGCCGCCCAGCACCGCCTGTTCGCTAGTCGTCGGCAGCCGCCGGCTCGACCTCGTCGCGGCGTCGGGCAGCCTCGCGGAGCTCGTCGGAGATCGCCGGCGTCGACGCCGGATCGACCTGCTCGCCGTCGAGCTCGTCGAGCGACTTAGGGAACTCCCGGAGGTCGTAGTGCAGCGCGATGCCCGCCTTCGCGCCCTCGCCCATCGCGACCGGGATCTGGTTGTGGCCGGGCGTGAGATCGCCCACCGCGGACACGCCGTCGACGGACGTGCGGCCGTGGTCGTCGACCGCGACGTTGCCGTCGTCGGCGCGCTCCAGCCCCAGCGCGTCCGCGAGATCGGCGTTGTAGTCCGAGCCGTACATCGGGAAGCCGCCGCGGTACTCCCGGACGGTGCCGTCCTCGAACTCGAACGACTCCAGCCAGCCGTCCTCGCCGGTGTTCATCCCCGCGATTTCGGTCTCGATCACGTCGACCGGGTGGGCCCGGAGCTGTCGGTCGGTCTCCTCGCTCCACGCCGGCTCCTCGCCGCGGAGCAGCAGGTCCACCTCGTCGGTGAAGTTGAGCATGATCATCGCGACGTGGGCCGCGCTCTCGCCGGTGCCCATCACGTACACCGACTCGTCGACGAACATGTAGGCGTCACAGTGCAGACAGTAGTGGAGCCCCCGCCCCGTCCGGGGCAGCGGCGGGTCCGGGCGCTCGTCGGCGAACCCCGTCGCGAGCACCACGCGCTCGGCGGTGTACGTCTCCTCACCGACGGCGAGTTCGAAGCTCCCCGCCGAGCCGTCGATGTCGGAGACCATCCCCCGAACGGTGTCGGCGCCGTAGGACTCGATCTGTGCTTTCGCGGTCTGCAGCAGTTCGTTCCCGGAGGTCTCCTCGGTGATCCCGATGACGTTGTGCGTGTCCTGCATCATCGCCGCGCGCCCGCCGCCGCGGTCGATCAACACCGTGTCGTGGCCGAGTCGGGTCGTGTAGAGTGCGGTCGTCAGCCCTGCCGGGCCGCCGCCGACGACGGCGACCTGATAGTCGGAGTCGGCTTCGCTCATACACGTACTCCGCGGCTCGCAGGGAAAAGGGCACCACTCGTGTGCGCGGCCGGCGGGAAGCCGCCCCGCAAGGGATCGCTACGGTTCGGGGAACAGCTCCTCGACGTCCGGCTCCTCGACGACGAGGCGGTAGTCGGTCGCCTCCCGCTCGACGATCCCGTGCCGTTCGAGGTGATCCAGATGCGCGAACGCCTCGCCCGGCCCGTGGAGGATGTGGATCATCTTCAACTCGCCGAACAAGTGGTGGCTCACGGTCCAGGCGTCACACGCGCCGTGGCGCTCGAGCACGTCAACCACGTTTTCCGTCCGCTCGCGGTGGTGGCCGAGGATCTCCCGGGCGCGGCCTGCCGGCTCCTCGATCGGGTCGCGGTGGCCGGGCAGCGCGCGGTCCCAGTCCCGCTCGATCACCTCGACGAGGCTGTCGACGTACTTCGCCAGCGGCGACGCCACTCGCACGTCGGCGCCGCCGACGTTCGGCGTGTACTTCGGGAGGATGACGTCCCCGACGAACGCCTGCCGCTCCCCGTCCGCCTCGAACGCGAAGGCGGTGAGCCCGGCGGAGTGGCCCGGGAGGTGGACCGCCTCGAACTCGGTCCCGTTCACGTCGAAGCGGTCGCCGCCCGTGAACGGCGTCACCGCCACGTCCTCGCCGGCGAGCTCGGCGTGGCCTTCGAGGAAGGAGACCAGTTCCTCGCGCGGGCCGTCCGGGATCTGCCACGCCTCGAACGTCTCCTGCTGGAGCGC from Halolamina sediminis encodes:
- a CDS encoding ABC transporter ATP-binding protein, with the translated sequence MSNENATVEREQRSTTTDDDVLVSVRDLKKHYGADSLLSDNPVKAVDGVSFDIHRGETLGLVGESGCGKTTLGRTLVRLETATSGDVQFEDTDITTLSGSDLKQWRRNAQMVFQDPDSSLNERMTVGELIRDPLDVHDWKTKAERDERVRELLEKVGLSEKHYFRYPHQFSGGQRQRIGIARALALEPEFLVLDEPVSALDVSVQAKILNLLRDLQDDLGLTYLLIAHDLSVVRHLADRVAVMYLGHIMELGETERLFENPANPYTHSLLSAIPEPDPYAESDRITLRGAPPSPRNPPEGCPFSTRCPMKIRPEAYQSVDDDAWRAIQELREILRERVRTDRSITVIARELLGLETRISDIDEITEEVFGDVELPPELATHVDRVVEDVSDGNPEDARQYLKGEVGGPCDRDAPDYYTVDDEERTSYCHRHAPEYESPAATLDSE
- a CDS encoding DUF7555 family protein, which encodes MGFDRSSAVAVFVAKTIDGVVYAGITAGIACLAGLAIGALLGEPWILLKYLLFVGGFLQLGVGVAQLWPTDPSDLEGPTPEQSSRTQAVVDRLSPLERLGLPVGRRFDLGAKRFLSGLAILFVSFALEAVFGV
- a CDS encoding DUF7529 family protein, which codes for MPDPTEDSPPSVDARKDAWRRTLQEMESIAAELDEEGWETVAIPVGHAAPEPPEAGEEGRFGFVHVIPGNYESAFREAFDAGGFERYDVFRQEIGGKVFFLLQLLDPPSGTAILLAAQYDTQHSGPLESAVEEEGVVYTHVQKLDTTHLGSFRHDEPGKFFPED
- a CDS encoding NAD(P)/FAD-dependent oxidoreductase; this translates as MSEADSDYQVAVVGGGPAGLTTALYTTRLGHDTVLIDRGGGRAAMMQDTHNVIGITEETSGNELLQTAKAQIESYGADTVRGMVSDIDGSAGSFELAVGEETYTAERVVLATGFADERPDPPLPRTGRGLHYCLHCDAYMFVDESVYVMGTGESAAHVAMIMLNFTDEVDLLLRGEEPAWSEETDRQLRAHPVDVIETEIAGMNTGEDGWLESFEFEDGTVREYRGGFPMYGSDYNADLADALGLERADDGNVAVDDHGRTSVDGVSAVGDLTPGHNQIPVAMGEGAKAGIALHYDLREFPKSLDELDGEQVDPASTPAISDELREAARRRDEVEPAAADD
- a CDS encoding MBL fold metallo-hydrolase, with the translated sequence MERIRLGNTVFEGENNVYLLQGEETVLVDAGVATEPTREEFVDGLASFGVTPADVDRVFLTHWHYDHAGLAGMIQNAGGATVHVHEADAGLVSGEEPSLMEDRALQQETFEAWQIPDGPREELVSFLEGHAELAGEDVAVTPFTGGDRFDVNGTEFEAVHLPGHSAGLTAFAFEADGERQAFVGDVILPKYTPNVGGADVRVASPLAKYVDSLVEVIERDWDRALPGHRDPIEEPAGRAREILGHHRERTENVVDVLERHGACDAWTVSHHLFGELKMIHILHGPGEAFAHLDHLERHGIVEREATDYRLVVEEPDVEELFPEP